One window of Alkaliphilus metalliredigens QYMF genomic DNA carries:
- a CDS encoding PAS domain-containing sensor histidine kinase, producing the protein MNGIGNKVCKSDKKARNNTNKKLKFIRHFSNDKKVALKITSIYVLISFLYVFLSDKVIRLLIKDLKTITRYLTIKGSFFIIFTASLMYFLIYKNIKRVRTLQEEVLSYGDRYKLVLNNTTDGFWDYNLLTNEVVLPLKWKNSLGYEDDEIPNTVDAWKNFIHPEDFNWVTQTLYDYINGKIPRYNIEYRMIKRDGGIIWIQDKGQAIWGADGKAIQICGTHTDITFRKESEEIKSKIMDEKQQLLVRALEQEKLQAEFFSNISHEFKTPLNVILGTVQLVEHYNRSNLSELEPRQLNKCIHIMKQNCYRLLRLINNLIDITKLDFDSFSIKYKNYNVIHILEEITQSTVALAEIKGISITFDTDVEEKIIACDINILERIMLNLISNAIKYSEVGSDINVMVCGQEESLLISVKDTGMGIPENQLSAIFDRFVQIDDSLPKKTEGSGIGLSLVKEFVEKLNGEISVKSKVDYGSEFVIKLPVEVLVEESIELNSHDYGKNLIEKINIELSDIYFSQ; encoded by the coding sequence ATGAATGGGATAGGGAATAAAGTTTGCAAGAGTGATAAGAAAGCAAGAAATAATACGAATAAGAAACTGAAATTCATAAGGCATTTTTCAAATGATAAGAAAGTAGCTTTGAAGATTACAAGTATATACGTCTTAATATCTTTCCTTTATGTCTTTTTATCTGATAAGGTGATTAGATTATTGATTAAAGATTTAAAAACAATTACCCGTTACCTAACAATCAAAGGAAGCTTTTTTATCATTTTCACTGCCTCTCTAATGTACTTTCTCATCTATAAAAACATAAAGCGTGTTAGAACACTACAAGAGGAAGTACTTTCCTATGGAGATAGATATAAGCTTGTATTAAACAATACGACTGATGGGTTTTGGGATTATAATCTACTGACAAATGAAGTGGTATTACCATTGAAATGGAAAAATAGCTTAGGGTATGAGGATGATGAAATACCAAATACTGTTGATGCATGGAAAAATTTTATCCATCCTGAGGACTTTAATTGGGTTACACAAACGCTTTATGATTATATTAACGGAAAAATCCCTCGATATAATATAGAATATCGTATGATTAAGAGGGATGGAGGAATCATATGGATTCAAGATAAGGGGCAAGCCATTTGGGGAGCGGATGGAAAAGCCATTCAGATCTGTGGAACCCATACGGACATTACTTTTAGGAAGGAATCAGAAGAAATAAAGTCAAAGATAATGGATGAAAAGCAGCAGTTATTGGTAAGAGCCCTAGAGCAAGAAAAGCTGCAGGCTGAATTTTTTTCTAATATATCTCATGAATTTAAAACACCCTTAAATGTAATACTGGGCACAGTTCAACTAGTAGAGCATTATAATAGAAGTAATTTAAGTGAACTAGAGCCTAGACAATTAAATAAATGCATTCACATAATGAAACAAAATTGTTATCGTCTGCTTAGGCTGATCAATAACTTAATTGATATTACGAAACTGGATTTTGATTCTTTCAGTATAAAATATAAGAACTATAATGTGATACATATTCTTGAGGAAATCACACAATCTACTGTGGCTCTAGCAGAAATCAAAGGAATATCCATCACATTTGATACGGATGTGGAGGAAAAAATTATAGCCTGTGATATTAATATACTTGAAAGAATTATGCTGAATTTAATTTCTAATGCCATTAAGTATTCAGAAGTGGGAAGTGATATCAATGTAATGGTGTGTGGACAAGAGGAAAGTCTCTTAATCTCAGTAAAGGATACGGGGATGGGCATACCTGAAAACCAATTGAGTGCTATATTTGATCGGTTCGTACAAATTGATGATTCCCTTCCAAAGAAGACTGAAGGAAGTGGTATTGGTCTATCTCTAGTAAAGGAATTTGTAGAAAAACTTAATGGGGAAATATCTGTGAAGAGTAAAGTGGACTATGGTAGTGAATTTGTAATTAAACTTCCAGTTGAAGTTTTAGTGGAAGAGAGCATTGAACTGAATAGTCATGACTATGGCAAAAATCTTATTGAAAAGATTAATATCGAGCTTTCGGATATATATTTTTCACAGTGA
- a CDS encoding ABC transporter permease translates to MLSKDLEDQTYSPSHLTYLSSVKRYQRNIKLSQVALLVGFILLWELVVTLRWIDPFFTSKPSAIFALITRLVQDGSIFKHTAVSVTEAVIAFVIGTLLGTVLATALWWSEFVARVLDPYLVVLHALPKIALGPIIIIWAGAGMRGIIVTALMISLVVTILSTYNGYKEVDEEKVKMLQTFGATKLQIFQKVIFPASIPTMINTMKINIGMTWVGVIVGEFLVSKAGLGYLIVYGGQVFRLDIVMAGVIILAIATAIMYQLIVWLEYRFLKGRQ, encoded by the coding sequence ATGTTAAGTAAAGATTTAGAGGATCAAACCTACTCCCCAAGCCATCTAACCTATCTTTCTTCAGTTAAAAGATACCAAAGAAACATTAAACTCTCACAGGTTGCCCTATTAGTTGGATTTATTTTGCTTTGGGAGTTGGTGGTTACCTTGAGATGGATCGATCCATTCTTTACCAGTAAACCATCAGCGATTTTTGCATTGATTACAAGGCTTGTTCAGGATGGATCTATATTTAAGCATACGGCAGTATCCGTAACAGAGGCCGTCATCGCCTTTGTCATTGGTACACTCCTGGGTACAGTCCTGGCCACAGCCCTTTGGTGGTCTGAATTTGTAGCTAGGGTATTAGACCCTTATCTAGTCGTTTTACATGCATTGCCTAAAATCGCCCTTGGACCCATCATTATCATTTGGGCAGGAGCTGGCATGCGTGGGATTATTGTCACAGCCTTAATGATCTCTCTAGTGGTCACGATTTTATCTACTTATAACGGCTACAAAGAAGTTGATGAGGAAAAGGTTAAAATGCTACAGACCTTTGGTGCAACAAAGCTTCAAATTTTTCAAAAAGTGATTTTTCCAGCAAGTATTCCCACAATGATTAACACCATGAAAATTAACATCGGTATGACCTGGGTCGGTGTTATCGTCGGAGAGTTCCTTGTTTCTAAAGCTGGCTTAGGATACTTAATCGTATATGGAGGGCAAGTATTTAGGTTAGATATCGTCATGGCAGGTGTGATTATATTGGCGATTGCAACTGCAATCATGTACCAACTCATTGTTTGGCTTGAATATCGATTCTTAAAGGGAAGACAATAA
- a CDS encoding sensor histidine kinase, whose translation MYNLEKMRRKKIYEIISTVKILSILCCCMVIFSIYDDGKEIGIVSKVYELDLIILGLIGIIILILVYPIWVLLSKETEDRSIVGFKGNLEMGGFFLLLAILTLLSGGHTSNYKFLFLFIIIISTLQYGKKYGVNIALLSSLFILVVDLLSMSSLESNTYFQIDIVLSAVFLLTAWLLGDYVHIEKDYAQKMILYFNEREVAEKELVATLELDKIKNEFFGNISHELKTPVNVIFGTVQLLDVQAKEGNVCNDKYLKIMKQNCYRLIRLVNNLVDTTKLDSGFYDLNLQNVNVVNVVESITLSVAQYVEGKGLTLEFDTDVEEKVLACDSEKIERIMLNLLSNAVKFTDIGGKIIVNMTDKGSHIIISVKDTGIGISPKDLKVIFQRFKQVDKSLTRNSEGSGIGLSLVKSLVEMHGGRVYTESQLGKGSNFIIELPVKMVDTEENNYKGIFERGESSEIERIKVEFSDIYL comes from the coding sequence ATGTATAATTTAGAAAAAATGAGGAGAAAGAAAATATACGAAATCATATCAACTGTAAAAATACTGTCTATATTATGTTGTTGTATGGTGATTTTCAGTATCTATGACGATGGAAAGGAAATCGGTATAGTTTCTAAAGTATATGAATTAGATTTGATTATATTAGGTTTAATTGGTATCATCATTCTTATACTTGTTTATCCCATATGGGTATTGTTATCTAAAGAAACTGAGGATAGGAGCATCGTAGGATTCAAGGGTAATTTGGAGATGGGTGGCTTCTTTCTTTTACTTGCTATTTTAACGCTTCTATCTGGTGGTCACACCAGTAATTACAAATTTTTATTTCTATTTATTATTATTATTTCCACCCTTCAGTATGGTAAGAAATATGGGGTTAATATTGCGTTATTATCATCTTTATTTATACTAGTTGTAGATTTGCTTTCCATGTCCTCCCTTGAGAGCAACACTTACTTTCAAATAGATATTGTATTATCTGCAGTATTTTTATTAACCGCCTGGTTATTAGGTGACTACGTACATATTGAAAAGGATTATGCGCAAAAAATGATTCTCTACTTCAATGAAAGAGAGGTAGCTGAAAAAGAGTTAGTAGCAACTTTAGAATTGGATAAAATAAAAAATGAGTTTTTTGGAAATATTTCTCATGAATTAAAAACACCAGTAAACGTTATCTTTGGAACGGTTCAATTGCTTGATGTACAGGCTAAAGAAGGGAATGTTTGTAACGATAAATATTTAAAAATAATGAAACAAAACTGTTATAGACTAATCAGATTGGTAAATAATTTGGTTGATACGACTAAATTAGATTCAGGGTTTTATGATTTGAATCTTCAAAATGTTAATGTTGTTAATGTCGTAGAAAGCATTACCCTATCAGTAGCCCAATACGTTGAAGGTAAAGGATTGACCCTAGAATTTGACACAGATGTAGAGGAGAAAGTATTAGCCTGTGATTCGGAAAAAATTGAAAGAATTATGTTAAACCTATTATCTAATGCGGTGAAGTTTACAGATATAGGTGGGAAAATTATTGTGAATATGACTGACAAAGGGAGTCATATTATCATTAGTGTTAAAGATACAGGGATCGGTATATCACCCAAAGACTTGAAAGTGATATTTCAGCGGTTCAAGCAGGTGGATAAGTCTTTGACTCGAAATTCTGAGGGTAGTGGCATAGGGCTATCTTTAGTTAAATCACTTGTTGAGATGCATGGTGGACGAGTCTATACTGAAAGTCAACTTGGGAAAGGTAGTAACTTCATTATTGAATTACCAGTAAAAATGGTGGATACTGAAGAAAATAATTACAAGGGTATATTTGAGAGAGGTGAATCCAGCGAAATAGAAAGAATAAAGGTAGAGTTTTCAGACATTTATCTTTAG
- a CDS encoding flavin reductase produces the protein MKSFHEIMPQQLDKSPFRIVGNDWMLITAEKDGQVNTMTASWGGFGVMWNKNVAFIVIRPQRYTKGFVDAADTFSLTFFDKDFKEQLSYLGTVSGRDEDKISKLNLSIEYSGETPYFTNANLVIICKKLYAQKYESQCFIDSTVDAESYPEKDYHTMYIAEVSKILIKK, from the coding sequence ATGAAAAGTTTTCATGAAATTATGCCACAACAACTTGATAAAAGTCCTTTCAGAATCGTTGGCAACGATTGGATGCTCATTACCGCTGAAAAAGATGGTCAAGTCAATACAATGACAGCATCCTGGGGTGGATTTGGTGTGATGTGGAACAAGAATGTTGCTTTTATCGTGATTAGACCTCAGCGTTATACTAAAGGTTTTGTCGATGCTGCCGATACTTTTTCACTTACTTTTTTTGATAAAGATTTTAAAGAACAATTAAGTTATCTCGGCACTGTCTCAGGTAGAGATGAAGATAAAATTTCAAAGTTAAATCTATCAATTGAATACTCTGGTGAAACACCCTACTTTACAAATGCAAATTTAGTGATTATATGTAAAAAACTATACGCTCAAAAATATGAATCTCAATGTTTTATTGACTCTACGGTAGATGCAGAGTCTTATCCAGAAAAAGATTATCATACAATGTATATTGCAGAGGTATCAAAAATTCTTATCAAAAAATAA
- a CDS encoding accessory gene regulator ArgB-like protein, translated as MLEKARYISMWNIQNASNYLAAKIALILKFDEDFEEVLAYGAFVILHTFWSIVFTLIFGFIFKVPMEAVIISFAASILRKNSGGVHASTPNRCIAIATTVFVIIALFINQLVSLSMVVSIVYCSSGFAFSYYIVYKKAPKDTPNKPITEEAMKNHLRSKAIKTIHIFLLLSIILLFMYSKGKHEYLLKIMLSLVSGVLWQSITLTNLGSLIVSNLDSLLEKIACLVGGEK; from the coding sequence ATGCTAGAAAAAGCAAGGTACATTAGCATGTGGAATATACAGAATGCCTCAAATTATTTAGCAGCTAAAATTGCTTTAATTCTAAAATTTGATGAGGACTTTGAAGAAGTGTTGGCATATGGTGCCTTTGTTATACTGCACACATTTTGGTCTATCGTTTTCACTCTAATATTTGGATTCATATTTAAAGTGCCAATGGAAGCAGTGATTATTTCCTTTGCAGCTTCTATTCTGCGAAAAAATTCTGGTGGAGTCCATGCAAGTACCCCGAATCGTTGTATAGCGATTGCAACAACTGTTTTTGTCATTATAGCTCTATTCATTAATCAGCTTGTTAGCTTGAGTATGGTAGTAAGCATCGTATATTGTAGTAGTGGTTTCGCTTTTTCATATTATATTGTATATAAGAAAGCACCGAAGGATACACCAAACAAACCAATAACAGAAGAAGCAATGAAAAATCATCTGCGGAGCAAAGCTATAAAAACGATTCATATATTTTTGTTACTAAGTATCATATTGCTGTTTATGTATTCTAAAGGTAAACATGAGTATTTATTAAAGATTATGCTTTCTCTGGTATCAGGTGTTTTATGGCAGTCTATTACATTAACTAATCTTGGAAGTCTAATAGTATCTAATTTAGATAGTTTATTAGAAAAAATAGCTTGTTTAGTAGGAGGTGAAAAATAA
- a CDS encoding cyclic lactone autoinducer peptide encodes MNKRVLMLLAGFATTVLTLAANTITTSACAWGVYQPKEPKLLRK; translated from the coding sequence ATGAATAAAAGAGTACTTATGCTACTAGCTGGATTTGCAACTACTGTTTTAACTCTTGCGGCTAACACGATAACAACATCTGCATGTGCATGGGGAGTTTATCAACCTAAGGAACCCAAATTGTTGCGTAAATAG